The Pectobacterium wasabiae CFBP 3304 DNA segment CGAACTTTTTTCTCCACATCATCACCCAATTCCCGGATACCTTTTGGCATGGATTCATGCACTTGACGGGCGATTTGCTCAATCTTCTTTGGGTCAATCATGTCGCTTTCCTGATTAGGTTATGTAAGTAAATACTATAGCAAGAGCAAGTGTAATGCCTATAAACGAAATCCGACATCTGCTTTGCACATATTCAGCATAATTTTACTGTATTCCAGCATACGTTTTGCCCTATTTCCTGCAGCGGATCAATTGCCCTATCGAGGTATTAGCGTTATAGTAAATCCGCTTATTCTCAGGGCGGGGTGTAATTCCCCACCGGCGGTAAACCAGTGAACGTATGAACGAATAAGGTTCTGCGCACTGGAAGCCCGCGAGCGCTTACGCTGTGTTTTCCGGTTCTTATTGCCGGTTTCGCAACGTCAGGTCAGCAGATCCGGTGTAATTCCGGAGCCGACGGTTAGAGTCCGGATGGGAGAGAGTAACGGTATCTGTCGGGCTATATGCCCGCTCGCGTTATTTTTGTTAGCCATTACTATGCAACCAGTGGTAGTGGTTACTCCTCAAGCTCGCCCTGATTCTGGTAATTCATAATAACATTGAGGTTTTTTACCATGAATCAGACATTACTTTCTGAATTTGGCAATCCTACCGAACGCGTAGAACGCGCACTTGATGCATTGCGTCATGGCCGCGGTGTGCTGGTACTGGATGATGAAGATCGTGAAAACGAAGGTGACATGATCTTCTCCGCTGAAAACATGACCGTTGAACAAATGGCGCTGACGATCCGTCACGGCAGTGGCATTGTGTGCCTGTGCCTGACGGAAGAGCGTCGCCAGCAGTTGGAATTGCCGATGATGGTGGAGAAAAATTCCAGCCATTACCAAACGGCGTTCACCGTAACCATCGAAGCCGCCGAAGGCGTGACGACGGGGGTTTCCGCTGGGGATCGCTTGACCACCATTCGTGCTGCGATTGCGGATAATGCGAAGCCGAGCGATCTGAATCGCCCAGGCCACGTGTTCCCGTTGCGCGCCCAGCCGGGTGGCGTATTAACGCGCGGTGGTCATACTGAGGCAACGGTTGATCTGATGACGCTGGCGGGCCTGAAGCCGTCTGGCGTACTGTGTGAACTGACGAACGATGATGGCTCAATGGCGCACGCGCCGGAAGTGATCGCGTTTGCCAAACAGCACGATATGCTGGTGCTGACGATTGAAGATCTGGTCGCTTACCGCATTGCGGCAGAGCGCAAAGCTAGCTGATTTTCGCGGATATCATGTAGACAAAAGGGCCAATTAATCGGCCCTTTCGTATTTTATGACTTATATTTTCAGCGGCTTAGGGCTTTCTTGCCAACAGCGTAGCGAAACGCAACTTGATGCGATTACCCTGCGCGTCTGTCTTATGTAATTCACCCATATCCTCGTTATATTTGAGGATCTCCCAATCGGCGTAATAGTTTTTCAGTTCGTCTTCTTTAAAAGTAAATGAGAAGGGCATTGGGCACGGACAATCTTCCGTCGACATCGCGGCGATAATCAGGTTATAGCCGCCGCTAACGGTGCTGTCCTGCATATTACTGATGATGTGTGGAATACGGTCACGTTCCAGGAACATCAATACGACGGTCGACAGGATAAAGTCGTACTGCTCTTTGATTTCCGCCAGATTGATGTTGTAAACGCCCGCACGGATGTTTTCCAGCGCTTCGCTCTTGATGATATTATTCAGCGAATCAATGCTTTGCTCGTGTTTATCACAGGCCGTTACGTCAAACCCACGCAGGTTCAGATACAGCGAGTTACGCCCGCCACCACAGCCTAAATCCAGCGTTTTGCCTGGTTTGATGTGCTGTACCGCGTTGATCACTTCGGAATGGGTGCGCGTCAGACCGTATTTTTTATGGTAAAAATCTTCCGCCGAGCAGAAAAAGCTGAGCTGACATTCCAGATCGTCAGAAAACGAGACGATGCGGTGCCACGCCTGCGGCTCAACAAACGGTGGCTGGTTCTGCTCGGAGAACTGGAATGTTTCCAGCGTCTCGCCGTCTTCAGTCAGCATGGAAAAGGTCATTTCCCCTTTCAACACGATCAATTTTGCCCAGGTGCCTTCCTGCGTGTTGTGCTTTTCCTGAAACGCGGCAGGCAGCGTCTGGTTGTTCCACTGCGGCATCTTCTTATAACAAATGAGATCTTGCATCTTCACCTCGGTGTGTAAATTTCAAATAACTATGACCGTATTCTATAAATCTGCGCGCAGGCTGGCTATAAAATATGTATTTTAAATGCATTATTTGTTTTTCAGTGTCAAACGGTAGTGGAAAGCTGTCGCAGCAGCGGAAACGCCTCTTTCATCCACTCGCCGCCGACCACAAAGGCACGCAGCTTTTGCTGACCATCCAGCGCTTTCGCCACCATACCCTGCTCGTTCCATTCCTGCTGCCAATGCAAATCGTCGCCAGTGGTATCACCAGCCATCTGTAGGGGGAACAGCGGCGTCTTGATTTTAACCAGCATCGGCGGCAGTGCCAGCGTCTCATTGGCTCCCAGCAGATTTTTCGCCAGCGCGATGGCGCTGAGTTGAATCGGTTGCAGGAAAGGCAGCAACTTACCGCCAATTTCCGCACAGTCGCCCAGCGCATAAATCTGCGGATCGGTGGTCTGTAACTGTGCATTGGTCTGGATGCCTTTCCGCACCGCCAAATCTGCCACTTTCGCCAGTTGCATATTGGCCTGCAAACCGATTGCAGAGATGATTTCGTCCACTTCGACCGTGCGGCCATCGGTAAATATCGCCTGCACGCCCGTTTCGGTTTTCTCTAACTGCTGCACGGTCGTCTTTAGCAGCAGCGAAACGCCCTGCTGCGTCAGTGTGAATTGTAGCCGTGCGCTGACTTCGGGTGGCATCAACGCAGGTAGAATGCTGCTGGCGCAGTCAACCAGCGTAACCTGTTTTCCGGCGCGGCTCAGATCCATCGCCAGTTCGGTGCCAATGAGTCCGGCACCGAGCACCAGCACGCGTTCGGCCTGCCAGAGTCGGGATTCGTGGGTGCGGTATTCCTGCTGGCTATTGAGCGTCAGCATGTGCTCGCGCCCCGGAATCGGTGGCACGATGGCGCTGGCCCCAGTTGCGAACACCAGCTTGTGGTAATCGTAACGATCCGCACCGCAGATGACCTGCTGTGTGTTGCGATCAATTGCGGTAACGCGCGTATTGGCCAGCAGCGTAATACGGTTTTCTTCGGCAAATGCGGTGGCCTGCATCTTGGTCAGATCGTCGGCGTGCTGCTGCTGGCTCATCACATGGCTTAAATCCGGCTTGTTGTACTCATCGCCGTTGTCGGCAGTAATCAGGCGGATAGGGCAGTGCGCATCCAGCTTGCGTAGCTGCCGGATGAGCTGGCGGGCGGCAAAGCCCGCGCCAATAATCACGATATCTTTCATCATCCTCTCCTTAGCGAATCGGATTGAAAACGTCTTTACCCAGCCCACATTCCGGGCAGAGGAAGCTGTCTGGAACATCTGACCACATGGTGCCAGGTGTGACATCCTGCATCGGTTCGCCGAGTGCCGGATCGTAGATCCACTGGCAGACGCTGCACAGCATACAGCCGCTTTCTGACTGTGTGGTTGGCTGTGCTGTTGACCGTGGCGCAGCGACTTCATTACATCCACAGGCGCTTTCGGCAGGGGCGCTCACATTTTGTGGGGCGGCTGCGGCTTGCGGTACGGCTGGGGTCGGTTTCACTGGCGAAATGACGCGACGAGCAGGCGTATCATCCAGCGGATGCAGCGCCCACTGACGAGCGATTTCGCGACCGTGCTCGCGGCAAATTTCTAGCGCTGAACCGTCAGGACGCCATTTGGTTTTCAGCGCCAGCGTGGTTTCAAAACCGGCATCCATCAGACGGGTTTGCACACGGTCTACCGCGCCGCCGTTCCAGCCGTAGCTGCCGAACGCCGAAGCCTTCTTGTTTTGGAAACGCAGGCCGGTGATCTCTTCCAACATGGCAGCAACTTTCGGCATCATCACATTATTCATGGTGGACGAACCGACGAGCACGCCTTTCGAACGGAAGACCTGCGTCAGGATTTCGTTCTTGTCGTGACGGGCGACGTTGTAAATTTTTACCGCTACGCCGGGATCGACATCGTTGATACCTTGCGCAATGGCGTCGGCCATCATGCGGGTGTTATTGGACATGGTGTCGTAAAACAGCGTGATGCGATCTTCCTGATAGCTGTCTGCCCACTTCAGATACAGGTGAATGATCTGGGCCGGATCGTCACGCCATACCACACCGTGCGAGGTCGCGACCATCGACAGTGGCAGGTTAAAGCCCAGCACTTCGTGGATCTTCGCAGTCACCAAACGGCTGAACGGCGTCAGGATATTAGCGAAATAGCGCTGGCACTGCTCAAACAGCTCGGTTTGATCGACTTCGTCATTAAACAGGTGCTCATCACAGTAGTGCTGACCGAACGCATCGTTACTGAACAGCACGGCATCCTCGGTCATGTAGGTCATCATGCTGTCCGGCCAGTGCAGCATCGGTGTTTCGATAAAGATCAATTGCTTGCCGTTACCGATATCCAGCGTGTCGCCGGTTTTGACCGTATGGAAATTCCACTCAGGATGGTGATGATGACCGGTAATGGAATCGATCGCATTGTAAGTACAATAAATTGGCGTATTGGGAATACGCGCCATCAGCTCGCTCAGCGCGCCGGCATGATCCTCTTCGGCGTGGTTGATCACGATATAATCAATCGTGTTCAGATCCACTTCTGCCATCAGATTCTGCACAAACTCGCGGCTGAATTTGTGATCGACGGTATCGATCAGCACGGTTTTCTCTTCGCGGATCAGGTAGCTGTTGTAGCTGCTGCCTTGCAGCGTTTTGTATTCCGTACCGTGAAAATCACGGACTTCCCAGTCGCGTTGCCCAACCCAGTGGATGTTGTTCTTAACGTGAATCGTCATGTTCTGAAACCTCAATAATCATATGCGGGAAAATATGTTGTAGAGATTGCAGGAAGCGTGCCAGTTTTTATTGTGTTGATTTATAAAGATTTAATAAATAACTATTGTCAAAATGACATTGTTCATCTATTGTCTTAATGACACAGATAATGTCATTAGGACA contains these protein-coding regions:
- the ribB gene encoding 3,4-dihydroxy-2-butanone-4-phosphate synthase, with protein sequence MNQTLLSEFGNPTERVERALDALRHGRGVLVLDDEDRENEGDMIFSAENMTVEQMALTIRHGSGIVCLCLTEERRQQLELPMMVEKNSSHYQTAFTVTIEAAEGVTTGVSAGDRLTTIRAAIADNAKPSDLNRPGHVFPLRAQPGGVLTRGGHTEATVDLMTLAGLKPSGVLCELTNDDGSMAHAPEVIAFAKQHDMLVLTIEDLVAYRIAAERKAS
- the tehB gene encoding SAM-dependent methyltransferase TehB, producing the protein MQDLICYKKMPQWNNQTLPAAFQEKHNTQEGTWAKLIVLKGEMTFSMLTEDGETLETFQFSEQNQPPFVEPQAWHRIVSFSDDLECQLSFFCSAEDFYHKKYGLTRTHSEVINAVQHIKPGKTLDLGCGGGRNSLYLNLRGFDVTACDKHEQSIDSLNNIIKSEALENIRAGVYNINLAEIKEQYDFILSTVVLMFLERDRIPHIISNMQDSTVSGGYNLIIAAMSTEDCPCPMPFSFTFKEDELKNYYADWEILKYNEDMGELHKTDAQGNRIKLRFATLLARKP
- the norW gene encoding NADH:flavorubredoxin reductase NorW, whose amino-acid sequence is MMKDIVIIGAGFAARQLIRQLRKLDAHCPIRLITADNGDEYNKPDLSHVMSQQQHADDLTKMQATAFAEENRITLLANTRVTAIDRNTQQVICGADRYDYHKLVFATGASAIVPPIPGREHMLTLNSQQEYRTHESRLWQAERVLVLGAGLIGTELAMDLSRAGKQVTLVDCASSILPALMPPEVSARLQFTLTQQGVSLLLKTTVQQLEKTETGVQAIFTDGRTVEVDEIISAIGLQANMQLAKVADLAVRKGIQTNAQLQTTDPQIYALGDCAEIGGKLLPFLQPIQLSAIALAKNLLGANETLALPPMLVKIKTPLFPLQMAGDTTGDDLHWQQEWNEQGMVAKALDGQQKLRAFVVGGEWMKEAFPLLRQLSTTV
- the norV gene encoding anaerobic nitric oxide reductase flavorubredoxin, giving the protein MTIHVKNNIHWVGQRDWEVRDFHGTEYKTLQGSSYNSYLIREEKTVLIDTVDHKFSREFVQNLMAEVDLNTIDYIVINHAEEDHAGALSELMARIPNTPIYCTYNAIDSITGHHHHPEWNFHTVKTGDTLDIGNGKQLIFIETPMLHWPDSMMTYMTEDAVLFSNDAFGQHYCDEHLFNDEVDQTELFEQCQRYFANILTPFSRLVTAKIHEVLGFNLPLSMVATSHGVVWRDDPAQIIHLYLKWADSYQEDRITLFYDTMSNNTRMMADAIAQGINDVDPGVAVKIYNVARHDKNEILTQVFRSKGVLVGSSTMNNVMMPKVAAMLEEITGLRFQNKKASAFGSYGWNGGAVDRVQTRLMDAGFETTLALKTKWRPDGSALEICREHGREIARQWALHPLDDTPARRVISPVKPTPAVPQAAAAPQNVSAPAESACGCNEVAAPRSTAQPTTQSESGCMLCSVCQWIYDPALGEPMQDVTPGTMWSDVPDSFLCPECGLGKDVFNPIR